From the genome of Acidimicrobiales bacterium:
CGATGGCCCGGTCGAGGGCCACCCAGCACATGACCTTGGAGTAGAGGAAGTCCTGCTCCGCACCGCGTATCTCCCAGATGCCCTGGTCCTTCTCGGTCCATCGCCGAGCGGCGGTGTTGGCCACGGCCACCAGGAACTCCCTGATGGGGGGGTCGAACTCGCCGATCTGGTCGCGCAGCCGGTAGACGGCGGCCAGCAGCTCGCCGTAGACGTCGATCTGGCGCTGGGTCCACGCCCCGTTCCCGACGCGGACGGGCGCGCTGTTCTTCCAGCCGGCGAGGTGCGAGAGCTCGCGCTCGGACAGGTCGCGCTCGCCGCCGACTCCGAACATGATCTGGAGATCGGCTCCTCGCCCCAGCGAGGTGGCCGACGCCGTGCCCAGGTAGGCAAAGAACTTCTCCGCCTCGTCGGGACAGGCGGCCACCCACAGGGCGTCCATCGTGAGGGACGCGTCACGGACCCACGAGAAGCGATAGTCCCAGTTGCGGTTTCCCCCGACTGCTTCCGGGAGCGAGGTGGTGGCCGCGGCGACGATCGAGCCCGTCGGGTAATAGGTGAGGGCCTGGAGGACCCGGCCGCTGTTGTGCACCAGCTCGTCCCAGGGTCCGTCGTAGGTCTGGTGGAGGTCCGACCACGAGCGCCAGGCGGCAATGGTGTCAGCCAGCCGTTGGGACAGGTCGCCCTGGGACCACAGCCGAGGCGGCGCTTGGTCCAGTTGCCCGTAGTCGAGCCCGAAGGCGACACGATCCCCGGCCGAGACGCCGAAGCGCCCGCCCGCGACCCCGAGGCCGAACTCCAGGTCGATCGGCGCGGACAGCACGGTAAGGTCAGCGCCGCCCCGTCCCGTTATGCCGCCATCGACGGGCATCAGCAGGGGCCGGATGAGCCCGTACTCGGTAACCGGTGCGTACTCCATCTCCAGGTCCACGTGGCCCGTGACGCCCTCGAGCTGTCGCAGCAGCAGGCCGGGCGCACCGCCGCCGAGGTCGTGGCCTCGCTGGATGGCGCCCATGGCCAGGGCGTCGACGAGGCGGACGGAGCCGCTCGACGTGGTGAATGTGGTCTCGAGCACCATGGTTTGCTCGACGTACCGGCGGGTGGCCTGGAAGTCGCCGACCGGACGGATGGACCAGTGTCCAGCTTCGTCGTCGAGGAGCCGGGCGAAGACCGAGGGACTGTCGAACCTCGGGAAGCAGAGCCATTCGACGGAGCCGTCGCGTGTCACGAGGGCAGCCGAGTGGCAGTCGGACAGGAGGGCGTGGTCGGCAATGGGAGTCGAGCTCATGACGATGCTCCTGTCGTGTGGGGGTCACTCGAGCGGTGCTGGGCGCGATAGGCCAGATCCAGCTCGAGCCACACTTCAGTGAGGCTCGGAAAGGCGGCGACTGCGTGGCGGAGCCTGTCCATGGGCACTTCGCCGACGATGGCCACCGTCGCCGAATGCAGGATGCCGTCGATGTCGGGACCGGTGAACGTGGCACCGACTATCACCTGGCGGGACTCGTCTATCACGAGCTGAGCGGTGCCGGTCACGCCCTGTCCTGCGATCGCGGCAGCG
Proteins encoded in this window:
- a CDS encoding glycoside hydrolase family 15 protein, with the translated sequence MSSTPIADHALLSDCHSAALVTRDGSVEWLCFPRFDSPSVFARLLDDEAGHWSIRPVGDFQATRRYVEQTMVLETTFTTSSGSVRLVDALAMGAIQRGHDLGGGAPGLLLRQLEGVTGHVDLEMEYAPVTEYGLIRPLLMPVDGGITGRGGADLTVLSAPIDLEFGLGVAGGRFGVSAGDRVAFGLDYGQLDQAPPRLWSQGDLSQRLADTIAAWRSWSDLHQTYDGPWDELVHNSGRVLQALTYYPTGSIVAAATTSLPEAVGGNRNWDYRFSWVRDASLTMDALWVAACPDEAEKFFAYLGTASATSLGRGADLQIMFGVGGERDLSERELSHLAGWKNSAPVRVGNGAWTQRQIDVYGELLAAVYRLRDQIGEFDPPIREFLVAVANTAARRWTEKDQGIWEIRGAEQDFLYSKVMCWVALDRAIALADRLGAQDQVATWKRTMDEIHETVVTKGWSDKAGAFTQ